CTTGAGTGAAGATGCTGAAAAGGTATTAGCTGCTATGTACAACTCATCACGTGGAGGCTTTGAAGAGCTATATGGTCGGTTAACAAGTTCATATACTTTCAAGTTAGAGATCGATGGGGAAATCAAAGAATTAACCGATCCACAAGTAAGGGCTTTAAGAAGAAAACCTGATTTAAAATTAAGACGTCAAGCAATGAAAGAATTCTTTAAAAAGTATGACGAAGATAGCCTCATCTTCGAAAAAACATACAATTCTATTGTAAAAAATTACGACACAGAGGCTAATTTGAGAAACTTCCAAAGCCCGATTTCTATGAGAAACTTGAACAATGAAGTTGAAGATGAAATTGTGGAAACCGTTATAAAGGTCACCACTGACAGAACGCCTATGGTTCAGCAATATTACAGATGGAAAGGTAAAAAGTTGGGTATAGAACAAACGCTTGCTGATATCTATGCGCCTTTAACAAACGTGCAAAAAGAATATTCTTTTGAAGAGGCACAGAAGATTGTTTTAGATTCATATTACGAGTTCGATGAAGAAATTGGAGAAATTGCTGAGTCTTTCTTTAAAGAAAAAAGAATCGATGCTGAAATAAGAAAAGGTAAAAGGGGAGGAGCTTACACATCTTATGCGCTTCCAAATAAAAAACCTTTTATTTTGTTGAATTTTACAGCTACTCTTGCCGATGTAGGTACTTTGGCGCATGAGTTGGGACATGGGATACATGGAACTTTAGCCTCTGAACAAAACATTTGGAATTATCACCCTCCTTTAACGATGGCGGAAGTTGCCTCTGTCTTTGGTGAGATGTTGGTTATTGACAAGATACTACCCACTCTTTCAGAAGAAGAAAGAACGGGGTACCTGGCATCAAATATTGAAGGAATGTTTTCGACGATGTTTAGACAAAATATGATCGCCAGATTCGAAATATCATCTCACAATTTGATAGAACAAAATGGAAGTGCAAGTTGGAAAGAACTTGCAGAACTGTATAAAAAAGAATTAGAAATAATGTTTGGTGATTCAGTAATAATACCAAAAGAATATTACTATGAGTGGTCAAGTATACCTCATATCTTTAGAACACCTTTTTACGTATATGCATACAATTTTGCTAATTTATTAGTCTTAGCTTTATACCAACAGTACAAGGTTGAAGGAAAATCTTTTGTACCGAAATACAAAGAGTTGCTTAGAAGTGGTGCAAAAGATTCACCTAAAGAATTACTAAAAAAAATTGGGATTGACATTTCAAATAAAGATTTTTGGGAAAAAGGTTTTGAATTCATAGAAAGGGAATTTATTAGCAAATTAGATTGAATTAAGTTAACCAAATTCAACATGTTTTTAAATAATGGATTTAATCCAAGGGAGAATTTATCTTGGTTCCTGAAATTATAATAACTACGCATAAAAATGCTGATTTTGACGGTTTTGCTGCATGTGTTGCGGCATCATTAATATATGAAGATGCTATTATTGTACTTGAAGGAGAACCTCAGCAAAATCTTAAGGAATTTTTGAATATATACGATATTCCATACGAAAAGGAAAATGATTTTATAAAAAATTATCAAGAAGAAATAAAAAACCACAATTTTGAAAAAGTTGTGATTGTAGATACTGCGGATATCAATAGAATTCCTGAATTTATAAAATCTCTTATTGAGCAAGGAATAGAAGTTGACATATATGATCATCATCCAGAGTTAAAGGAGCAAAATATCAAAGGTAATAATTATTCAAAAGAAGTAGGAAGTGCCACAACATTAGTTGTTCAAAAATTATTAGAAAGCAAAATAGTTCTTCCTGATACTTATGAAACTCTTTTTTTAATAGCAATTCATGAAGATACTGGAAATTTTGTTTTTTCTACAACGACTCCATTAGATCATCAAATCTCTGCAGAATTATTAAAAGGCGGTGCCAGGATAGAAGAGGTAGAAGAGTTTGTTTCGTTAGAAATGACAAAAGAGCAAAAAGAACTTTTTGACAAACTCTATAACAATGTTCAAGAGCTTACCTTGGAGGAAATAACAATACATATCGCTTATTCTGAAATCAACAAATTTATAGGTGGGTTAAACGTTATAACCCACAAATTGTTTGAAACTCTTACTCCGGATGTTTTGTTTGTTGTTGTAAAAATGGGCAAAAGCATTTATATAGTTGCAAGATCAAGAATTGAAGAAATAGATTTAAATAAAATACTATCTTTATTTGGCGGCGGAGGTCATAAAAAAGCTGGTTCAGCTAAAACAAAAGGTCTTAGAATACAAGAGGTTATTGACAAAATTAAAAAAGAGTTAAAATCTTCTTTTGTCCCAGTTTTAAAAGCAAAGCATATTATGTCATCTCCCGTAAGAACCATATTATCATTTGAAACGGTTGAAAGGGCTCATGAATTGATGTTTCAAACAGGACATTCTGGCCTCCCTGTAATTTCTGATAATAAATTAGTGGGTATTGTAACTAAAAAAGACATAGAAAAAGCAATGAAACATGGTTTAAAAAATGCACCTGTTAAAGCTATAATGAGTACTAACTTAAAAGTTGCTGATGTAGAAACCTCGTTGAATCAAGTGAGAAGGATCATGGCAGAAGCAGACATCGGAAGGATTCCCGTTTTAAAAGATGGTATACTTGTTGGTATAATAACTAGAACAGACCTTTTGAGGGCAACTAACGGAGTTTTTAATTTTTCACTTAGCCCAATTTTAGAAGAAAAGTATAAATCGCAAAATCTAAAAAAAGAAATGGAAAAAATTCTACCCACATCTATTCTTAATCTTCTAAAACTTATTGGGCTATATGGGAATGAGTTGGGGTTAAACGTATATGTAGTAGGAGGATTTGTCAGGGATCTTTTGCTAGCAATTAACTCTAAATCAAACGGTACAAAGTCAATACCCTACGATATAGATGTAGTAGTGGAAGGGGATGGTTTGTTATTTGGTAAATATGTTGCTAAACAATTGAGAGCAAAATATATTGAACATCCTAAATTTCACACCTGCTCAATTTTTTATAGAAATGGGGAAAATAAGATAATAAGGATTGATATTGCAACCGCCAGAACAGAATATTACGAAGAAGCAGGAGAATTACCAAAGGTGGAATTATCAACTATTAAAAAAGATTTATACAGAAGAGATTTTTCTATAAACGCCATGGCCATAAAACTTAATTCGGGTTCCTTTGGAATACTGATGGATTTTTTTAATTGTAAAAAAGATCTTGAAGAAGGCAAGATAAGAATACTTTATCCACTCTCTTTTATCGAAGATCCTACTCGAATATTGAGAGCTATAAGGTTCGAACAAAGATTTGGTTTTGAAATTGAGCCTAACACCTTAACAAAATTAGAAGAAGCTGTAGAAAAGGGATATTTGGAAAAAGTGACTGGAATGAGGATAAGAGAAGAATTAGAAAAAATATTAGAAGAACCTGAACCAATGAAAGCAGTAAAAAGAATGGGTAAACTGAAAATAATTTTTCACTTATTCGAAAAAACTTACTATTCTCCCACACTAGAAAAAGATTTAGAAAAACTTTTTGATGTTAAGGGATACTTTAAGGCTAACTTACCAAGTTATCTGAATAAAGTCAGACTATTCCACCTAGTTTTAGACGTTCTACTGCAATACACTCCAGAAGAATCTCTCAAAAAAATTAGTGAAAGATATGGATTACCGAAAGATTTTATTAAGAATTTAATGCAAGTGAAAAAAGTATATAGTGAAATTTCTAAAGATTTAAATGACAAAGAAAAAATATTAAAATTATCATATTTCTATGAAAAAACCAACGGTTTTCAAAATGAACAACTAATTTTTTTAGCTGTAAAACTTCCAGAAGAATTATTGGAAAAATACTATGAATATTTACGAAAGATTGAGAAACTAAAACTCTCCATCACGGGGAAAGATTTACTAAAGAAAGGATACGAAGGTGTTCAAATTAAAGCAAAGTTAGAAGAAATAAAGAAAAAACTCTTGAATGGTGAAATACAACCTGGCGAAGAAAAAAATTTGATATAAATTTGACAACTCAATTTTTTTATGTTATAATCCCTAAAATTTAGCAAAAGGAGTTTTTTGAATTTATGACTAATTGTGAAAAAAATTTCATTTCTTATAATCAAATAAATTTAAATAACAATAGGAGGCGCCCATGTAGCCGGTGGATCATAAGCACCGGTAATGGGTGCTTATGAGGTTGGGAGATGGTTATTCTCCTAATTGAGTTTTAATCCATGCGGCTACATCTTTTAAGATGTAGCCGTTTTTTTTAGAGTTTCTAAAGTCAGTAAGTTCAAAAGAATAGAGGGAGGTTAGTGTATGGAAAGTACGGAAATAATGCAAGAAGGTATTGTTTTACCATTGGGTTTTAAAGTCTGGGGAATTCACTGTGGGATCAAGAAGCTCAAAAAAGATTTAGGACTGATATACTCAGAAAAAAAGGCTAATGCCTCAGCTGTTTTTACCACGAATAAAGTTAAAGCGGCTCCAGTTATTTTGAGTATGGAGAACATTAAGGATAACGAAATGCAAGCTGTTATTGTGAATAGTGGTAACGCAAACGCTTGCACGGGTGTAAAAGGATATTCAGATGCAATAAGCATGGCAGAAAAAACCGCTGAAATCTTAAATTTAAAACCAGAAGATGTATTTGTAAGTTCAACAGGTGTTATAGGTGTTCCATTGCCAATTGAAAAAATTTTAAACGGCATAGAATCATTTGAAAAAAATATTGATTTAGCAAATGATGATCTTGTAAGTTTCGCACAGGCGATAATGACTACAGATACCTTCCCAAAAATTAATTCTACACAAGTTGTGATTGGTGGTAAAAAGATCACAATAACGGGGGTTGCCAAAGGTTCAGGTATGATTCATCCCAATATGGCTACAATGTTGTCTTTCATTTTGACAGATGCAAACATTTCTAAATCAGCCTTGAATAAAGCTTTAAAGCAATCAGTTAATGATTCTTTCAATTTGATAACGGTTGATGGCGACACTAGTACCAACGATACGGTTCTTATTTTGGCTAATAAGCAGGCTAAAAACGAAGAAATTACAGAAGATTCTCACGAATACAATTTATTTCAAAAAGCCCTTTATGAAGTAGTTGAAAATTTAGCAAAAAAAATTGTGATAGACGGGGAAGGTGCTACTAAATTTTTTGAGGTACAAGTAAAAAATGCCAAGACAAAAGAAGATGCTAAATTGATCTCAAGGTCCATAGCCAAGTCTAATCTAGTAAAAACAGCAATTCATGGAGAGGACGCTAATTGGGGAAGGGTGTTAGCGGCCGCTGGTTATTCAGGAGGAAACTTTGATCCCAATAGAGTAGATGTCTGTTTTCAAAGTTGTGTAGGAAAGATTCAACTTTGTCAAGATGGTCATTTTATTGAGTTTAACGAAATTAAAGCAAAAGAAATTCTCGGTGAGAAAGAATTGAAAATTATTGTAGATTTAAAAGATGGTGAAGAGAGTGCTATTTCTTGGGGATGTGATCTTAGTTACAAATATGTAGAAATAAATGGAGGGTACAGAACATGATAAAAGCTGAAAAGTTTTCCGATGAGATATCTAAAGCGGAAGTTTTGATCGAAGCTTTACCCTACATAAAAAAATTTGCAGGAAGTATTGCTGTTATTAAGTTTGGTGGTAACGCTATGAAAGACCCACAAATTAAATCGATGATCGCAAAAGATATCGTACTTATGAAATATGTTGGGTTGAATCCTGTTATCGTTCATGGAGGAGGACCAGATATCAATAAAATGCTTGCGAGTTTAAATATAGAAACAAAATTTGTAAATGGATTAAGGGTAACTGATGAAAAAGTTATGGAAATAGTAGAGATGGTGTTGGTTGGTAAGGTAAATAAAGAGATTACATCGTTGATAAATAAAATAGGGGGAAAGGCTGTTGGATTGAGTGGAAAAGACGCAAATTTATTGTTGGCAGAAAAAGATTTGTCCCAAGGGGATTTGGGTTATGTTGGTAAGTTAATAAATGTGAATAAAGAGGTAATTTTGAATTTAACTGAAAAAGATTATATCCCCGTAATCGCTCCTTGTGCAATTGGGAAAGATTGGAAAACTTATAACGTTAATGCTGACATAGCGGCAGGTAAAATTGCTTCCTCTTTGAAGGCGGATAAATTTGTTTTATTGACAGATGTAGAAGGCATCTTGAAAAACAAAGAAGATGAAGAAAGTGTAATTTCAAGACTGTCATATAGAGAAGCAAAAGATTTATTGAATTCTGAATTTATCACTGGTGGAATGATTCCTAAGTTAAAATGCTGCATCCAAGCGTTAGAAGGCGGAGTAAAAAGAGCACATATAATAGATGGAAGAATTCCCCATGCTTTACTTTTAGAAATATACACAGACAAAGGTGTGGGAACTATGATAGCGAAGGAGGTTTACGATAATGATAATCTCTGAAGATAAAAAGTATGTAATGAATACTTATTCAAGATTTCCTATAACTTTAGTTCAAGGGAATGGTATAAAGGTTTGGGATGAAAACGGTAAAGAGTACTTAGATTTTGTAGCTGGGATCGCCGTTAATGCTTTGGGCCATTCTCACCCTGCAGTTGTTGAATCGGTAAAATCTCAAGTTGACAAATTGATCCATATTTCTAACCTCTATTGGAATAGTAATCAAATACAGTTAGCCAAGATGATCTGTGAAAAATCGTTTGGGAAAAGTGCCTTTTTTTGCAACAGTGGAGCCGAGGCGAATGAAGCTGCGATTAAGTTAGCAAGAAAATATGGAAACACTAAGTACAATGGGCGAAGATACAAAATTATCACGGCAAAGAACTCATTTCATGGAAGAACCTACGGTGCATTGACGGCAACAGCCCAGCCAAAATATCACAAGAACTTCGAACCTCTATTGGAAGGATTTGAAAGCGTAGAGTATAACGATATAAATTCACTAAAGTCGGCCATTGATGAAAATACATGTGCTGTAATGTTAGAAGTTATTCAAGGTGAAGGGGGAATAAACGAAGCAAAAGATGAATATCTTCAACAAGTTAGAAAACTTTGTGATGAGAACGATCTTCTTTTGATTTTTGACGAAGTTCAAACAGGGATAGGAAGAACCGGAAAACTTTTTGCCTATGAACATTCTGGTGTGGTACCCGATGTGATGACCCTTGCGAAAGCCTTAGGTGGTGGTTTCCCCATCGGTGTGCTTGTTGTGAATGAAAAAGCTGACGTATTTACACCTGGGGATCATGGATCGACATTTGGTGGGAATCCATTAGCCTGTGCAGTTGGCATGGCTGTTATGAAAAACGTTGCACAAGAATCTTTTCTGAATACTGTGAAAGAAAATGGTGAATTTTTCAAAAGTCAATTATTAGCAATGAAGGAAAAACATTCGATAATTGATAAGGTTAAGGGAAAAGGTTTGATGATTGGAGTCAAGTTAGACATAGAAGAAGGCAGTGATATAGTAAAAAAAGCTATGGAAAAAGGACTTTTGATAAATCTTTTAAACCACAATGTTTTAAGATTTGTTCCTCCTCTTATAATCACAAAAGAGGAGATAGCCAAGGGTATGAATATTCTCGAAGAAGTTTTTGTAGAAATGGGGTATTAAGATGAAAGGATTTATAAAGTTAAATGATTCTACCATTTTTGAAGGAGAAATTATAAGTAAAAAAGATTTTGGACAAGGCGAAGTTGTCTTTAACACGTCTATGACTGGATACGAAGAATCAATAACGGATCCGTCTTATGCAGGAGAAATACTGGTAATGACCTATCCATTGATCGGAAATTATGGTGTAAATTTAGAGAATTTACAGTCAAAAAGACCCACCATCAAAGGTTTGATAGTTAAAGATTACTGTCAATTTCCCTCTCATCACACATCTCAGTATTCACTTTTAGATTATTTAAACCAACATGAAGTGCCTATTTTAAGTAAAGTAGATACAAGGGCCCTTACGAAAAAGTTAAGGATAGAAGGTAGTATGAATGGTGTGATAACCACAGAGGAGGATTTTGAAGTTCCAACTTCCAATGAGAATTTACTTGATAGCGTTTCAACAAAGGAAATTTATAGAATTCAAGGGAACGGTCCAAAGATAGCCTTAATAGACTTGGGAGTTAAGAAAAATATAGTAAACCAGCTCAAATCTAAAGGTTACGATCTTTACGTTTTTCCATATAACAGTAGTAAAAATGATGTAGATAAAGTTCAACCAGATTTAGTATTATTCTCCAACGGCCCCGGTGATCCAAAAAAGGCAAAAGAAGCAATACTTTTAGCTAAGGGGTTTATAGGTGAGAAACCACTTTTTGGGATTTGTTTAGGTCATCAAATAATATCTTTGGCGTTGGGTTTTAATACTGTAAAAATGAAATTTGGTCATAGAGGTACCAACCATCCTGTGAAGAATTTATTGAATAATAAATGTTATATCACTTCTCAAAACCACGGTTATATGGTTGAAAAAGAGTCAGTGAAAAACAAAGATGTAATAATCACCTTCATCAATTTAAACGATCATAGTATCGAGGGAATTATGCACAAGAAGTATCCCATTTTTACTGTTCAATTTCATCCAGAAGGTGGGCCTGGGGTTCACGATACAACTTTTATTTTTAAAAAAATCAAAGATTCAATCTATAGAAACTAAAAACATACTTCCGGGGAGGTCAACAATGCCAAAAAAACGCGAAATAAAAAGTGTTTTAGTGATAGGTTCTGGACCAATAATAATAGGTCAAGCTGCAGAATTTGATTATTCAGGAACCCAAGCTTGTAAATCATTAAAAGAAGAAGGGTGTAAAGTAATATTGGTAAACAACAATCCTGCAACTATTATGACTGATACAGAAATAGCAGATGTAGTTTATATGGAAAACCTTGAAATGGATACTTTAATTTCCATTATAGAGAAAGAAAAACCCGATGGAATTTTAGGTACATTGGGAGGACAAACAGGCTTAAATCTAATTATCCAACTAAAAGATAGTGGAATTATCGATAAGTACGATATTCAAGAATTGGGAACGTCAGTTGAATCCATAAAAATAGCAGAAAGTAGAGAATTATTTAAAAGAAAAATGCAAGAAATTGAAGAACCTATCGCTGAAAGCCTCACTGTGTCAACAGTATCCGAAGCCCTAAATTTTGCTAGCCAAGTTGGGTATCCTTTGATAATACGCCCAGCATACACTTTAGGAGGAACAGGCGGTGGATTCGCTTACACCGAACAAGAGTTAATCGAATTTGTAGAGAATGGGCTGAAAAAGAGTATGATGAAAGAAGTCTTAATAGAAAGATCGTTATTGGGTTGGAAAGAGATCGAATACGAGTTAGTTAGAGATTCTTTTGATAATTGCATCACCGTATGTAATATGGAAAATTTTGATCCTGTTGGAATTCACACTGGAGATAGTATAGTTGTGGCACCTTCTCAAACGTTGACAGATCAAGAACATCAAATGTTAAGGGACTCATCCATTAAGATAATAAAAGCTTTAAAGATAGAAGGTGCCTGCAATATTCAGTTTGCCCTCAATCCTTCTAACAAAGAATATCGAGTTATTGAAGTGAATCCTCGTTTGAGTAGATCCAGTGCCTTAGCGTCCAAAGCAACCGGGTATCCGATAGCAAAAATTGCTACGAAAATCGCGTTAGGATTTTCTTTGGATGAAATAAAAAATCCCGTTACTGGAAAAACAACGGCTTTTTTTGAACCATCTTTAGATTATGTTGTAACAAAGATTCCCCGTTGGCCTTTTGATAAGTTTTATCAAGCTGATAGAAAAATAGGTACGCAAATGAAATCTACTGGTGAAACGATGGCACTTGGACGTACCTTTGAAAGTTCTTTATTAAAGGCAGTTCGCTCCCTTGATATGAAAATTAAAGGCTTGAGAATTAAAGAGGTGCAAAATGAGAGCGATGAAGAATTAGTAGAACATTTACACATCCCAAACGAAAAAAGATTATTTCATATTGCCGAAGCACTTAGAAGAGGTTATAAGGTTTTTGATATTCATAAATTAACTTATATAGATAACTGGTTTTTAGAAAAAATAAAAAACATCGTCGATTTTGAAAATAGTATTAGATTTTCCCAATTGAATTACGACCTTTTACTTAAAGCAAAGGTTCTTGGCTTTTCAGATCAAGAAATATCTGAATTAAAAGGTTTACCAGAAGATGAAGTTAGAGAATTGAGAAAACGCTATGGTATTACCCCATCATACAAAATGGTTGACACATGTGCAGCGGAGTTTGATTCAGTAACACAATATCTCTACTCAACTTATGGTGAAGAGGACGAAATAGAAGTTCACAAGGACATAAAAAAAGTCATTGTGATAGGTGGAGGCCCAATAAGAATCGGACAGGGCGTAGAGTTTGATTATTGTACAGTTAAAGCTCTATGGGCATTAAAAGAAAAAGGTATCAAATCAATCATCATAAACAATAATCCTGAAACCGTCAGTACAGATTTTGATACAGGTGATAGATTGTACTTCGAACCCCTTACTCAAGAAGATGTTTTGAATATCATAGAAAAAGAAGATCCAATGGGAACAATGGTCATGTTTGGAGGGCAAACTGCTTTGAATCTAAGCGAAGATCTCGAAAGACGTGGAATCAAAATTTTGGGAACTTCATATGAGGATATTGACTTGTGTGAAGATAGAAAACGATTTTCGCTGTTGTTGAAAAAGTTAGGGATCAACCATCCTCGTGGTGGGTACGTTACTTCATTTGATGAAGCTAGAGAAATTGCTAACCGTATAGGGTTTCCTCTTTTAGTTAGACCCTCTTATGTGATAGGAGGACAATCTATTGAAAAGGTTAATTCCGAAGATGAATTATTCGAGTATTTATCACATGCTTTAGGCTTATCACCCAATAGACCAGTTCTAATAGATGAATATATAGAAGGGATAGAAGCTGAAGTTGATGCAGTCTCTGATGGAGAAAATGTATTAATTCCTGGAATAATGGAACATATTGAAAAAGCGGGAATTCATTCAGGTGATAGTTTTGCTGTATTTCCTGCCAAAAGCTTGTCTGAATTAGAAGAGAAAGAAATTGTGAGATACGTTGAAAAAATATCAAAAGCGGTGAACGTTAAAGGTTTAATAAACATTCAATTTATCGTGAAAGAGGGAAAAGTTTACGTTATAGAAGTGAATCCTAGGGCTTCAAGGACAGTTCCAATAATCAGTAAAGTAACGGGAATCCCTATGATAAAACTCGCGGTTGAAATTGCATTAGGTAATAACTTGAAAGAACTTGGGTATTACGAACCTTTTTATCCGAAAATCCCATATACGGTGGTTAAAGCACCAATATTTTCATTAGAGAAATTGCCAGGTGTTGAAGTTGCATTAGGCGCAGAAATGAAATCCACAGGGGAAACTCTTGGCATCGATTTCAATTATCATAATGCGATGTATAAAGCTTTTAAAAGCGCTCATTTGGATGTTCCTTCTACAGGTAATGTACTATTATCATTTCCAGAAAAAGTAGTAAAGGGGAGTAAAAGTTTTGTTAAATATCTTCAAAGCTGTGGATACGAATTGTGGGGAACCACCGGGACAGCAGAAGCTTTTAAATTGATAGATATTAAAATAAAAGAGATAAATCATCAAAAATCATTAGAGTTAGTAAAGAAAGGTTATTTTTCAATGGTTATTAATTTACCTACAAAAGGGAAGAACGTATCCAACTTTGGATTCAAGTTAAGAAGAGCATGTTTAGAAAACAGCATTCCAATATTTACAGCATTGGAAACAGCTCAAAAATCAATTGAAGCAACAAAGAATTGCAAAATTGGGAAAAATAATGTACAGTCCTTGAACGAATATGTAGATTATTATCATAATCTACTAAAAAATCTACAAATATCAAAAAGAGGTGAATCATTTATGAAAACCGGGGAAAAGGTAGTATTGGCATATTCAGGAGGGTTAGATACATCTGTAATCATACCATGGCTAAAAGAAAAGTATGATTGTGAAATTATTGCGGTATGTATCGATGTAGGTCAAGGAGAGGAAACTCATGCTATCGAAAAAAAAGCTATTTCAAGTGGTGCAAGTAAGGTTTACGTAGAAGATGTTGTGGAAGAATTTGTAACCGATTATATTTTTCCAACCTTAAAAGCTGGAGCAATCTACGAGGGTAAATACTTATTGGGAACATCCTTTGCAAGACC
The nucleotide sequence above comes from Petrotoga miotherma DSM 10691. Encoded proteins:
- a CDS encoding M3 family oligoendopeptidase, translated to MPTWDLTFFYSSPKDSQINEDFEESLRKIKKLQQQYYDKLSDPSLTPSELKNFFQEFEKILKMHNFTYQYCHLLYDSNTQDETAQKLYAKAKDYDSKIEMESSFWKPRLLKQSEEKLNELMHDQELKDYTHVIQRLIKSKNHILSEDAEKVLAAMYNSSRGGFEELYGRLTSSYTFKLEIDGEIKELTDPQVRALRRKPDLKLRRQAMKEFFKKYDEDSLIFEKTYNSIVKNYDTEANLRNFQSPISMRNLNNEVEDEIVETVIKVTTDRTPMVQQYYRWKGKKLGIEQTLADIYAPLTNVQKEYSFEEAQKIVLDSYYEFDEEIGEIAESFFKEKRIDAEIRKGKRGGAYTSYALPNKKPFILLNFTATLADVGTLAHELGHGIHGTLASEQNIWNYHPPLTMAEVASVFGEMLVIDKILPTLSEEERTGYLASNIEGMFSTMFRQNMIARFEISSHNLIEQNGSASWKELAELYKKELEIMFGDSVIIPKEYYYEWSSIPHIFRTPFYVYAYNFANLLVLALYQQYKVEGKSFVPKYKELLRSGAKDSPKELLKKIGIDISNKDFWEKGFEFIEREFISKLD
- a CDS encoding CBS domain-containing protein, with translation MVPEIIITTHKNADFDGFAACVAASLIYEDAIIVLEGEPQQNLKEFLNIYDIPYEKENDFIKNYQEEIKNHNFEKVVIVDTADINRIPEFIKSLIEQGIEVDIYDHHPELKEQNIKGNNYSKEVGSATTLVVQKLLESKIVLPDTYETLFLIAIHEDTGNFVFSTTTPLDHQISAELLKGGARIEEVEEFVSLEMTKEQKELFDKLYNNVQELTLEEITIHIAYSEINKFIGGLNVITHKLFETLTPDVLFVVVKMGKSIYIVARSRIEEIDLNKILSLFGGGGHKKAGSAKTKGLRIQEVIDKIKKELKSSFVPVLKAKHIMSSPVRTILSFETVERAHELMFQTGHSGLPVISDNKLVGIVTKKDIEKAMKHGLKNAPVKAIMSTNLKVADVETSLNQVRRIMAEADIGRIPVLKDGILVGIITRTDLLRATNGVFNFSLSPILEEKYKSQNLKKEMEKILPTSILNLLKLIGLYGNELGLNVYVVGGFVRDLLLAINSKSNGTKSIPYDIDVVVEGDGLLFGKYVAKQLRAKYIEHPKFHTCSIFYRNGENKIIRIDIATARTEYYEEAGELPKVELSTIKKDLYRRDFSINAMAIKLNSGSFGILMDFFNCKKDLEEGKIRILYPLSFIEDPTRILRAIRFEQRFGFEIEPNTLTKLEEAVEKGYLEKVTGMRIREELEKILEEPEPMKAVKRMGKLKIIFHLFEKTYYSPTLEKDLEKLFDVKGYFKANLPSYLNKVRLFHLVLDVLLQYTPEESLKKISERYGLPKDFIKNLMQVKKVYSEISKDLNDKEKILKLSYFYEKTNGFQNEQLIFLAVKLPEELLEKYYEYLRKIEKLKLSITGKDLLKKGYEGVQIKAKLEEIKKKLLNGEIQPGEEKNLI
- the argJ gene encoding bifunctional glutamate N-acetyltransferase/amino-acid acetyltransferase ArgJ; translation: MVLPLGFKVWGIHCGIKKLKKDLGLIYSEKKANASAVFTTNKVKAAPVILSMENIKDNEMQAVIVNSGNANACTGVKGYSDAISMAEKTAEILNLKPEDVFVSSTGVIGVPLPIEKILNGIESFEKNIDLANDDLVSFAQAIMTTDTFPKINSTQVVIGGKKITITGVAKGSGMIHPNMATMLSFILTDANISKSALNKALKQSVNDSFNLITVDGDTSTNDTVLILANKQAKNEEITEDSHEYNLFQKALYEVVENLAKKIVIDGEGATKFFEVQVKNAKTKEDAKLISRSIAKSNLVKTAIHGEDANWGRVLAAAGYSGGNFDPNRVDVCFQSCVGKIQLCQDGHFIEFNEIKAKEILGEKELKIIVDLKDGEESAISWGCDLSYKYVEINGGYRT
- the argB gene encoding acetylglutamate kinase, encoding MIKAEKFSDEISKAEVLIEALPYIKKFAGSIAVIKFGGNAMKDPQIKSMIAKDIVLMKYVGLNPVIVHGGGPDINKMLASLNIETKFVNGLRVTDEKVMEIVEMVLVGKVNKEITSLINKIGGKAVGLSGKDANLLLAEKDLSQGDLGYVGKLINVNKEVILNLTEKDYIPVIAPCAIGKDWKTYNVNADIAAGKIASSLKADKFVLLTDVEGILKNKEDEESVISRLSYREAKDLLNSEFITGGMIPKLKCCIQALEGGVKRAHIIDGRIPHALLLEIYTDKGVGTMIAKEVYDNDNL
- a CDS encoding acetylornithine transaminase gives rise to the protein MIISEDKKYVMNTYSRFPITLVQGNGIKVWDENGKEYLDFVAGIAVNALGHSHPAVVESVKSQVDKLIHISNLYWNSNQIQLAKMICEKSFGKSAFFCNSGAEANEAAIKLARKYGNTKYNGRRYKIITAKNSFHGRTYGALTATAQPKYHKNFEPLLEGFESVEYNDINSLKSAIDENTCAVMLEVIQGEGGINEAKDEYLQQVRKLCDENDLLLIFDEVQTGIGRTGKLFAYEHSGVVPDVMTLAKALGGGFPIGVLVVNEKADVFTPGDHGSTFGGNPLACAVGMAVMKNVAQESFLNTVKENGEFFKSQLLAMKEKHSIIDKVKGKGLMIGVKLDIEEGSDIVKKAMEKGLLINLLNHNVLRFVPPLIITKEEIAKGMNILEEVFVEMGY
- the carA gene encoding glutamine-hydrolyzing carbamoyl-phosphate synthase small subunit; this encodes MKGFIKLNDSTIFEGEIISKKDFGQGEVVFNTSMTGYEESITDPSYAGEILVMTYPLIGNYGVNLENLQSKRPTIKGLIVKDYCQFPSHHTSQYSLLDYLNQHEVPILSKVDTRALTKKLRIEGSMNGVITTEEDFEVPTSNENLLDSVSTKEIYRIQGNGPKIALIDLGVKKNIVNQLKSKGYDLYVFPYNSSKNDVDKVQPDLVLFSNGPGDPKKAKEAILLAKGFIGEKPLFGICLGHQIISLALGFNTVKMKFGHRGTNHPVKNLLNNKCYITSQNHGYMVEKESVKNKDVIITFINLNDHSIEGIMHKKYPIFTVQFHPEGGPGVHDTTFIFKKIKDSIYRN